The following coding sequences lie in one Arachis stenosperma cultivar V10309 chromosome 5, arast.V10309.gnm1.PFL2, whole genome shotgun sequence genomic window:
- the LOC130982556 gene encoding AT-hook motif nuclear-localized protein 6, giving the protein MEKEDIFGSGHAVKADEAPGGFHVAPRSENIQFSAPTAEPPQQPVVPTTAMVAVTPATGTDGKKKRGRPRKYGPDGKLTPEAAAKALSPMPISASIPLTGEFSGWKKGRGKAVESMKKSYKFFEFENAGGPGNGIAYSVGANFTPHILTVNAGEDVTMKIMSFSQDGSRAICILSANGTISNVTLRQPTSSGGTLTYEGRFEILSLSGSYMPTENGFTRSRSGGMSVSLAGPDGRVMGGGLAGLLVAAGPVQVVVGSFIPGHQLEHKQKKQRVEHHISSTISAPLNVPTISAEEMKISLGGVKPFMTPPSVPFQVENIPPPPPAFVNGQCSLNSSGDDDDEEDASLHEKESNPSLSDPAGVAC; this is encoded by the exons atggaaaaagaagATATTTTTGGTTCTGGGCATGCGGTCAAGGCTGATGAGGCTCCAGGGGGCTTCCACGTGGCACCAAGAAGTGAAAATATACAGTTTTCTGCACCCACGGCGGAGCCACCGCAGCAGCCGGTGGTTCCGACCACGGCTATGGTGGCAGTAACACCGGCGACAGGGACGGATGGGAAGAAGAAGAGGGGGAGGCCTAGAAAGTATGGACCGGACGGCAAGTTGACGCCGGAGGCAGCAGCGAAGGCGTTGTCTCCGATGCCGATATCGGCGTCGATTCCGTTGACCGGAGAGTTCTCAGGGTGGAAAAAGGGTAGAGGAAAGGCTGTTGAATCAATGAAGaaatcatataaattttttgagtttgaaaatgCTGGAGGACCAG GTAATGGAATTGCATACTCAGTTGGTGCCAACTTCACACCTCACATTCTTACAGTAAATGCTGGAGAG GATGTTACTATGAAGATTATGTCCTTTTCTCAGGACGGATCCCGCGCCATATGCATTCTCTCTGCCAATGGCACAATTTCAAATGTCACGCTCCGTCAACCAACTTCTTCCGGTGGCACTTTAACATATGAG GGACGGTTCGAGATTCTTTCCTTGTCTGGCTCATATATGCCAACCGAGAACGGATTCACAAGGAGCAGATCTGGTGGGATGAGTGTTTCTTTGGCAGGTCCAGATGGTCGAGTAATGGGAGGAGGACTTGCCGGTTTGCTGGTAGCTGCAGGTCCTGTGCAG GTTGTTGTTGGTAGTTTCATTCCAGGTCACCAGTTAGAACATAAACAAAAGAAGcaaagggtggaacatcatatATCATCAACTATATCTGCTCCACTTAATGTTCCTACTATTTCTGCTGAAGAAATGAAGATAAGTCTTGGTGGAGTGAAGCCTTTCATGACACCCCCTTCGGTTCCTTTTCAAGTTGAAAAcattcctcctcctcctcctgcGTTTGTCAACGGCCAATGTTCTCTGAACTCATCTGGTGACGACGACGAtgaagaagatgcctctttGCATGAGAAAGAATCTAATCCTAGTCTTTCAGATCCTGCTGGAGTTGCATGCTAA